One Thiovulum sp. ES DNA segment encodes these proteins:
- a CDS encoding phosphoribosylaminoimidazolecarboxamide formyltransferase/IMP cyclohydrolase (PFAM: AICARFT/IMPCHase bienzyme; MGS-like domain~TIGRFAM: phosphoribosylaminoimidazolecarboxamide formyltransferase/IMP cyclohydrolase), whose amino-acid sequence MRALISVSDKSGIVDFAKGLLSHGYEIVSTGGTFRLLKDNGLEVLEISEVTKFPEMFDGRVKTLNPLIHGGILHRRDIPEHVETAKNHEITPIDLVCVNLYPFKETIEKTDDFEEIIENIDIGGPAMVRSSAKNFRDVAIVTSPEKYAEILERLENKTLDLEFRQKLMIEAFEHTANYDSMIANYMNSRFNGGFGEKKFIVGSKVTDTRYGENPHQKGSLYQFENFFTNNFQTLKGEASFNNLGDINGAVKIASAFGNRGAICIVKHGNPCGFSLREDLGEAYSEALKSDPISAYGGVVAVNGVLTVELAKEMSKTFFEVIIAGRIEEGVLAVFEKKKRIKLFQQNSDFLQIAGDKEDFRHIEGGFLSQDSDRVLDDEVANAEVVSERKPDEKELLDLEIAYKVASLTKSNCVVYVKSGSMLAIGMGMTSRVDAAKCAIRKAGEMGLDLNGSVLASEAFFPFRDSVDEASKVGVSAIVQPGGSIRDDEVIEAGNEHKMSLLFTGKRHFLH is encoded by the coding sequence ATGAGAGCTTTAATAAGTGTAAGTGATAAAAGTGGAATTGTAGATTTTGCAAAAGGTCTCCTTTCTCACGGATATGAAATTGTTTCGACTGGCGGAACTTTCAGACTTTTAAAAGATAATGGACTCGAAGTTTTGGAAATCAGTGAAGTAACAAAATTTCCTGAAATGTTTGATGGTCGAGTGAAAACTTTAAATCCACTAATTCACGGAGGAATTCTTCACCGTCGAGATATTCCTGAACATGTGGAAACTGCAAAAAATCATGAAATCACTCCAATTGACTTGGTTTGTGTAAATTTGTATCCATTTAAAGAGACGATTGAAAAAACTGATGATTTTGAAGAGATTATTGAAAATATCGACATCGGTGGTCCAGCAATGGTGCGGAGTTCAGCAAAAAATTTCCGTGATGTAGCAATTGTAACAAGCCCAGAAAAATATGCTGAAATTTTAGAGAGATTGGAAAACAAAACTCTCGATTTAGAATTCCGACAAAAATTGATGATTGAAGCTTTTGAACACACCGCAAATTATGATTCTATGATTGCGAATTACATGAATTCTCGATTCAACGGTGGATTTGGAGAAAAGAAATTTATCGTCGGTTCAAAAGTTACAGATACAAGATACGGGGAAAATCCGCACCAAAAAGGTAGTTTGTATCAGTTTGAGAATTTCTTTACAAACAATTTCCAAACATTAAAAGGTGAAGCAAGTTTTAACAATTTGGGTGACATTAACGGAGCTGTAAAAATTGCATCTGCTTTTGGAAATCGTGGTGCAATTTGTATCGTGAAACATGGAAATCCGTGTGGTTTTTCACTTCGAGAAGATTTGGGTGAGGCATATTCGGAAGCTCTAAAATCTGATCCAATTTCGGCATACGGCGGAGTTGTTGCGGTGAATGGGGTTTTGACTGTTGAATTAGCAAAAGAGATGAGTAAGACATTTTTCGAGGTAATTATTGCGGGTCGAATTGAAGAGGGTGTTTTAGCTGTTTTTGAGAAGAAAAAGAGAATTAAGCTTTTTCAACAAAACTCAGACTTTTTACAAATTGCGGGAGACAAAGAGGATTTCCGACATATTGAAGGTGGTTTTCTTTCTCAAGATTCTGATCGTGTTCTTGACGATGAGGTCGCAAATGCGGAAGTTGTCTCTGAGCGAAAACCTGACGAAAAAGAGCTACTCGATTTAGAAATCGCTTACAAAGTGGCTTCTTTGACAAAATCAAATTGTGTTGTTTATGTCAAAAGTGGTTCGATGTTAGCTATTGGAATGGGAATGACAAGCCGAGTTGATGCTGCAAAATGTGCTATCCGAAAAGCTGGTGAAATGGGCTTAGATTTAAACGGTTCTGTTTTGGCAAGTGAGGCATTT